The Zalophus californianus isolate mZalCal1 chromosome X, mZalCal1.pri.v2, whole genome shotgun sequence genome window below encodes:
- the LOC113930863 gene encoding melanoma-associated antigen B2-like — protein MPRGQKSKLRAREKRRHNRDETRGLMSAQATTAEEEETSPSSSPVFGDAPSGSPVPGTSQEPQEGVATTSAAAGVSRPRSNVGAKSQVEENKNSSQASTSTESASKDPLTRRVGMLMQFLLYKYKLKEPIKKADMLKIINKRYREHFPEILRKASERMELVFGLELKEVKPGGHSYTLVSSLDLTGDGSVNSAWGFPKNGLLMPLLGVIFLSGNCASEEDIWEFLNILGIYDGRRHFIFGEPRKLITQDLVQEKYLEYRQVANSDPPRYEFLWGPRAHAETSKMKVLEFLAKIHDTVPSAFPPHYEEALRDEEERARATAGAASTTKAGARSRAKSSRSSRP, from the coding sequence ATGCCTCGTGGTCAGAAGAGTAAGCTCCGTGCTCGTGAGAAACGCCGCCATAACAGAGATGAGACCCGAGGTCTTATGAGTGCTCAGGCCACCacagcagaggaggaagagaccagtccttcctcctctcctgtttTTGGGGATGCTCCCTCAGGCTCCCCTGTTCCTGGCActtcccaggagccccaggaaggtGTGGCCACCACCAGTGCTGCTGCAGGTGTTTCACGCCCGAGATCTAATGTAGGTGCCAAAAGCCAggttgaggaaaataaaaattcctctCAGGCCTCAACTTCTACTGAGAGTGCTAGCAAAGATCCTCTAACCAGGAGGGTGGGGATGTTGATGCAGTTCCTGCTGTATAAGTATAAATTGAAGGAGCCCATTAAAAAGGCAGACATGCTGAAGATCATCAACAAAAGGTACAGGGAGCACTTCCCCGAGATCCTCCGGAAAGCCTCCGAGCGCATGGAGCTGGTCTTTGGCCTAGAATTGAAGGAAGTCAAGCCAGGCGGTCACTCCTATACCCTCGTCAGCAGCCTAGACCTCACCGGTGATGGCAGTGTGAACAGCGCCTGGGGCTTTCCTAAGAATGGGCTTCTCATGCCTCTCCTCGGTGTGATCTTCTTGAGTGGCAACTGCGCTTCTGAGGAAGATATCTGGGAATTCCTGAATATTTTGGGTATCTATGATGGAAGGAGGCACTTCATCTTTGGGGAGCCCAGGAAGCTCATCACCCAAGATTTGGTGCAGGAAAAGTACCTGGAATACCGCCAGGTGGCCAACAGTGATCCTCCACGCTACGAGTTCCTGTGGGGCCCCAGGGCCCACGCTGAGACCAGCAAGATGAAAGTCCTAGAGTTTCTGGCCAAGATCCATGATACCGTCCCCAGTGCCTTCCCGCCGCATTATGAAGAGGCTCTGCGAGATGAGGAAGAGCGAGCCCGAGCCACAGCTGGGGCTGCCTCTACTACCAAGGCCGGTGCACGTTCCCGGGCCAAGTCCAGCCGCTCCTCTCGTCCCTAG